Proteins found in one Oncorhynchus mykiss isolate Arlee chromosome 17, USDA_OmykA_1.1, whole genome shotgun sequence genomic segment:
- the LOC110494556 gene encoding protein snail homolog Sna, with product MPRSFLVKKYFANKKPNYSELECQNATSLERYPLAELPAGDNNSATTCYTAGLVWDVSFLPALYVPTFPTDASPTPGPLDLSSPSSLSSSASSSGEEDEGRTSDPPSPESTDTYHPPQRPKRISTKSHGAPNEDERVAPVTAARPAFFCKHCPKEYTSLGALKMHIRSHTLPCVCPTCGKAFSRPWLLRGHIRTHTGERPFSCQHCNRAFADRSNLRAHLQTHAEVKKYQCGVCSRTFSRMSLLQKHSAASCCSSTA from the exons ATGCCTCGGTCTTTCTTGGTAAAAAAGTATTTCGCCAACAAAAAACCCAACTACAGTGAATTGGAGTGTCAAAATG CCACCTCACTGGAGAGGTACCCACTAGCTGAGCTTCCAGCAGGGGACAACAACTCAGctaccacctgttacacagcggGACTGGTATGGGACGTGAGCTTCCTTCCAGCTCTCTACGTCCCCACATTCCCCACTGATGCCTCTCCCACCCCCGGTCCCCTGGACCTCAGCTCCCCCTCCAGCCTCAGCAGCAGTGCCAGTAGCAGTGGGGAGGAGGACGAGGGGCGCACCTCTGACCCCCCCAGCCCCGAATCCACAGACACCTACCACCCCCCTCAGCGCCCCAAACGCATCAGCACCAAGAGTCATGGGGCCCCAAACGAGGATGAGAGAGTGGCCCCAGTCACTGCTGCAAGGCCAGCCTTCTTCTGCAAGCACTGCCCTAAAGAGTACACCAGCCTGGGGGCTCTGAAGATGCACATTCGCTCACACACGCTACCCTGTGTCTGCCCCACCTGCGGGAAAGCCTTCTCCAGGCCCTGGCTGCTGCGCGGCCACATTCGCACACACACTG GTGAACGCCCGTTCTCCTGCCAACACTGTAACCGTGCCTTTGCTGACCGCTCCAACCTGCGGGCGCACCTGCAGACTCACGCTGAGGTGAAGAAGTACCAATGTGGCGTGTGTTCCCGTACCTTCAGCCGCATGTCCCTCCTCCAGAAACACAGTGCAGCCAGCTGCTGCTCCTCCACAGCGTGA